Proteins from one Cicer arietinum cultivar CDC Frontier isolate Library 1 chromosome 3, Cicar.CDCFrontier_v2.0, whole genome shotgun sequence genomic window:
- the LOC101513352 gene encoding G-type lectin S-receptor-like serine/threonine-protein kinase At1g11330: MCLSKCKHLISTLLVLCCYSLHVLVVAKDNTTSSQFMIKDHETLTSNSGNFTLGFFTPQNSTNRYVGIWCKTQDFVVWVANRNQPLINDSSGVVTIFNDGNLVLLNGQNNVLWSSNVPNITTNSSFQLSDDGNLILFETLTGNSIWESFNHPTNVILPNMKLTSYKRSSEKVKLTSWKTPYEPSVGNFSLSVERLTIPEVIIWNETRPYWRSGPWNNQIFIGIEDMGSLYLNGFHFEKDGTTGAVDLYFRADDYGLVIYRLNSQGQIHENSWSVEKEEWQVTWSNRRSDCDVYGFCGPFGNCSSKVSPHCSCLQGFEPRNKQEWNQQNWTSGCVRRTGLQCESANNDTKSAHGNEPDGFLEFPTVKVPDFAELSSDEQDECRRKCLMNCSCTAYSYYSDIGCMSWNGNLIDIQQFETGGADLFIRVAYSELGVSDKGHKGTVIITVSVLIGTTIISIGAYFICIKASSPGKYHCCRFKFLQTNSHFIGIVEYIIPVYKGILQDGKEIAVKRLSRSSGQGLEEFINEVVVLSKLQHRNLVRLLGCCIEGDEKMLMYEFMPNRSLDAYVFDPSRNKLLDWEKRFNIIEGIARGLLYLHRDSRLKIIHRDLKASNILLDEELNPKISDFGMARIFGGSENHANTQRIVGTYGYMAPEYAMQGVFSDKSDVFSFGVLLIEIVSGRRNSSFYESENALTLLGFAWNQWREDNISTLIEPEIYDQSHHRNILRCIHIGLLCVQESAIDRPTMAVVISMLNSETMDLPPAREPAFLLRQNMLNTFSSEEIDELCSNNAVSMTDLHGR, from the exons ATGTGTTTAAGCAAGTGCAAACATTTGATCTCTACACTATTAGTATTATGTTGTTATTCATTACATGTTCTTGTTGTTGCCAAAGACAACACCACATCATCACAATTCATGATCAAAGACCATGAAACTCTAACCTCAAATAGTGGAAACTTCACCTTGGGATTCTTCACACCTCAAAATTCAACAAATCGCTATGTAGGAATTTGGTGCAAAACTCAAGACTTTGTGGTATGGGTTGCTAATAGAAACCAACCATTGATCAATGATTCTTCTGGTGTTGTTACAATATTCAATGATGGCAATCTTGTACTATTGAATGGACAAAACAATGTTCTTTGGTCATCAAATGTTCCCAACATTACAACAAATTCTAGTTTCCAACTTTCAGATGATGGAAACCTTATCTTGTTTGAAACATTAACAGGAAACAGTATATGGGAGAGTTTCAACCATCCAACAAATGTAATATTACCAAACATGAAACTTACAAGCTACAAAAGAAGTAGTGAGAAAGTAAAACTTACATCATggaaaacaccttatgagccgTCTGTTGGAAACTTTTCTTTAAGCGTCGAACGCCTGACTATTCCGGAAGTTATCATTTGGAATGAGACTCGGCCGTATTGGCGAAGTGGTCCTTGgaataatcaaatttttatagGGATAGAAGACATGGGATCTCTTTACCTTAATGGTTTTCATTTTGAAAAAGATGGTACGACAGGAGCTGTTGATTTGTATTTCAGAGCAGACGACTATGGACTTGTAATCTATAGACTGAACTCACAAGGCCAAATTCATGAAAATTCTTGGAGTGTTGAGAAAGAGGAGTGGCAAGTCACATGGAGTAATCGAAGATCGGATTGTGATGTTTATGGTTTTTGTGGTCCATTTGGAAATTGTAGTTCAAAAGTGTCACCACATTGTAGCTGTTTACAAGGGTTTGAACCAAGAAACAAACAAGAATGGAATCAACAAAATTGGACTAGTGGATGTGTTAGGAGGACAGGCTTGCAGTGTGAAAGTGCAAACAATGATACCAAGAGTGCACATGGTAATGAACCAGACGGTTTTTTGGAATTTCCTACGGTTAAAGTGCCTGATTTTGCAGAATTGTCATCAGATGAACAAGATGAATGCAGAAGGAAGTGTTTGATGAATTGCTCTTGCACTGCATATTCATATTATTCTGATATTGGTTGTATGTCTTGGAATGGAAATCTAATTGACATACAACAATTCGAAACTGGAGGAGCTGATCTATTCATTCGCGTAGCCTATTCTGAACTCGGCGTCTCAG ATAAAGGGCACAAAGGAACAGTCATCATTACAGTTTCAGTATTAATAGGAACTACTATAATTTCCATTGGTGCATATTTCATTTGTATAAAGGCTTCAAGTCCCGGTAAGTATCATTGTTGTAGATTTAAATTTTTGCAAACAAACTCACATTTTATTGGTATTGTTGAATATATAAT TCCGGTATACAAG GGAATACTGCAGGATGGTAAGGAAATAGCCGTTAAAAGACTTTCAAGATCATCGGGACAAGGACTAGAAGAATTCATAAATGAAGTAGTAGTGCTTTCTAAGCTTCAGCATCGCAATCTTGTTCGCCTTTTAGGTTGTTGTATTGAAGGAGATGAAAAGATGTTGATGTATGAGTTCATGCCAAATAGAAGTTTGGATGCATATGTGTTTG ATCCATCAAGAAATAAACTTCTAGATTGGGAAAAACGCTTCAACATAATAGAAGGAATAGCTCGTGGATTACTTTATCTACATAGAGATTCCAGGCTAAAAATCATACATAGAGATTTGAAGGCAAGTAATATTTTGTTAGACGAGGAGCTGAATCCAAAAATATCAGACTTTGGTATGGCCAGAATCTTCGGAGGGAGTGAAAATCATGCCAATACACAAAGGATTGTCGGAACATA TGGTTATATGGCTCCAGAGTATGCAATGCAAGGAGTATTTTCAGATAAATCAGATGTTTTCAGCTTTGGAGTTCTGCTGATAGAGATTGTTAGTGGAAGACGAAACTCAAGCTTTTACGAAAGCGAAAATGCTCTTACACTCTTGGGATTC GCATGGAATCAATGGAGGGAAGACAATATTTCAACTTTAATAGAACCAGAAATATATGATCAAAGTCATCATAGGAATATTTTGAGATGCATACATATAGGACTTCTATGTGTACAAGAATCAGCTATAGATAGACCTACTATGGCTGTAGTAATTTCTATGCTTAACAGTGAAACCATGGACCTTCCTCCTGCAAGGGAACCTGCATTCCTCCTGAGACAGAATATGTTGAATACATTCTCTTCTGAAGAAATAGATGAATTGTGTTCCAATAATGCTGTGAGTATGACAGATCTTCACGGAAGATAG
- the LOC101513672 gene encoding G-type lectin S-receptor-like serine/threonine-protein kinase At1g11300, with protein sequence MMCFSSCANLLSGLFILFYYMLHVSIAINTITPSQFIKDPETLLSKDGYYSLGFFSPENSTNRYVGIWWKSQSTNIWVANRNHPLNDSDGIVTISEDGNLVVLNGQKQVIWSSNVSNIASNTTSQFFDFGNLVLLDSTSGNILWQSIQQPSDTLLPGMKLSINKRTGEKVKLKSWKSPSDPSVGSFSSSSVERQNILEVFIWNETRPYWRSGPWNGSVFTGIDYMTTAYFYGFKGGDGGDGNINVYYTIPDDVEFLIYNLNSQGILEETRWNDEQKEVQVTWTSRDSECDVYGTCGEFASCSSLISPTCSCLRGFEPRNIREWNRHNWTGGCVRRTPLQCERVINKTTRTKEDGFLKLQMVKVPDYAEGTAVTPDICRSLCLENCSCIAYSHDAGIGCMSWTGNLLDIEQLESGGLDLYVRVAHAELDNGRIKTIIITIIVIIGTLVIVICAYIMWRRTSNNPAKLWHSIKSTRKMNNKTFVVFNKGGTSEENNSEDVIGGMSQDKLQDLLLFDFAKLATATDNFHLNNKLGQGGFGPVYKGKLQDGQEIAVKRLSRSSGQGLEEFMNEVVVICKLQHRNLVRLLGCCIEGDEKMLMYEYMPNKSLDAFIFDPSKNKLLDWRTRYNIIEGIARGLLYLHRDSRLRIIHRDLKASNILLDEELNPKISDFGMARIFGGREDQANTTRVVGTYGYMSPEYAMQGLFSEKSDVFSFGVLILEIVTGRRNSSFYDNEHVLSLLGSVWIQWREENILSLIDQGIYEPSHHNYISRCIHIGLLCVQELAVDRPTMATVISMLNSEVSLLPPPSQPAFILRQNMLNSKSAEENQSVSSINNVSITDICGR encoded by the exons ATGATGTGTTTCAGCAGCTGTGCGAATTTGCTCTCTGGTTTGTTCattctgttttattatatgttacacGTTAGTATTGCCATAAACACCATTACACCATCTCAATTCATCAAGGACCCTGAAACTCTACTCTCCAAAGACGGTTACTATTCCTTGGGATTCTTTAGCCCTGAAAATTCTACAAATCGCTATGTCGGAATTTGGTGGAAGTCTCAATCCACAAACATATGGGTGGCTAACAGAAACCATCCATTGAATGATTCTGATGGGATTGTCACAATATCTGAAGATGGCAATCTTGTGGTATTAAATGGACAAAAACAAGTCATATGGTCATCAAATGTATCCAACATAGCATCCAATACCACTTCCCAGTTTTTTGACTTCGGTAACCTTGTCCTTTTGGACAGCACAAGTGGAAACATCTTATGGCAGAGTATTCAGCAACCTTCAGATACATTACTGCCTGGTATGAAACTTTCTATCAACAAAAGAACAGGTGAGAAAGTAAAACTAAAATCATGGAAAAGCCCTTCTGATCCATCTGTTGGGAGTTTCTCTTCTAGTAGTGTTGAACGCCAAAATATACTGGAAGTGTTTATTTGGAATGAAACTCGACCATATTGGCGCAGTGGTCCCTGGAATGGTAGTGTCTTCACAGGGATAGATTATATGACAACTGCATATTTTTACGGTTTTAAAGGTGGAGATGGTGGAGATGGGAATATTAATGTATATTATACAATCCCAGATGATGTGGAATTCTTAATCTATAACCTGAATTCACAAGGAATATTAGAAGAAACAAGGTGGAATGATGAGCAGAAAGAAGTGCAAGTTACATGGACAAGCCGAGACTCAGAGTGTGATGTTTATGGTACATGTGGGGAATTTGCAAGCTGTAGTTCATTGATCTCACCAACATGCAgctgtttgagaggatttgaaCCTAGAAACATACGAGAATGGAATAGACACAACTGGACTGGTGGGTGTGTTAGGAGGACACCTTTGCAATGTGAAAGGGTCATCAATAAAACCACAAGGACAAAGGAAGATGGGTTTTTAAAATTGCAGATGGTTAAAGTTCCAGATTATGCAGAAGGTACAGCTGTTACACCAGACATATGCAGAAGCTTATGCTTAGAGAATTGCTCTTGCATTGCGTATTCTCATGATGCTGGGATTGGTTGTATGTCTTGGACTGGGAACTTACTTGATATAGAACAACTCGAAAGTGGAGGACTTGATCTATATGTTCGTGTAGCACATGCAGAACTCG ATAATGGGAGAATCAAAACAATCATTATTACAATTATAGTGATAATTGGAACTCTCGTTATTGTCATTTGTGCATATATCATGTGGAGAAGGACTTCAAACAACCCAG CTAAACTGTGGCACTCTATCAAATCAACAAGGAAAATGAACAACAAAACCTTCGTAGTATTTAATAAAGGTGGAACATCAGAAGAAAATAATAGTGAAGATGTAATTGGAGGAATGTCCCAAGATAAACTACAGGATCTATTGCTATTTGATTTTGCAAAGCTTGCAACTGCCACAGATAACTTTCATTTGAACAACAAACTTGGACAGGGTGGTTTTGGTCCAGTATACAAG GGGAAACTGCAAGATGGTCAAGAAATAGCTGTTAAAAGACTTTCGAGATCATCTGGCCAAGGTTTAGAAGAATTCATGAATGAAGTAGTTGTGATTTGTAAGCTTCAACACCGTAATCTTGTAAGACTTCTTGGTTGTTGTATTGAAGGTGATGAAAAGATGTTGATGTATGAGTACATGCCAAATAAAAGTTTGGATGCATTTATCTTTG ATCCATCAAAAAATAAACTCCTAGATTGGAGGACACGGTATAACATTATAGAAGGAATAGCTCGAGGATTGCTGTATCTTCACAGGGATTCCAGATTAAGAATTATACACAGAGATTTAAAGGCAAGTAATATCTTGTTAGACGAGGAGCTTAATCCAAAAATTTCTGACTTTGGTATGGCTAGAATCTTTGGAGGGAGAGAAGATCAAGCTAATACTACCAGGGTTGTCGGAACTTA TGGCTATATGTCTCCCGAATATGCAATGCAAGGACTTTTTTCAGAGAAATCAGATGTTTTTAGCTTTGGTGTTTTGATACTAGAGATCGTAACTGGGAGAAGAAACTCAAGCTTTTATGACAATGAGCATGTTCTGAGTCTTTTAGGATCT GTCTGGATACAATGGAgggaagaaaatattttatctttaatagATCAAGGAATATATGAACCTAGTCatcataattatatttcaagGTGCATACATATAGGACTTCTGTGTGTACAAGAACTTGCTGTAGATAGGCCCACTATGGCTACTGTAATTTCTATGCTTAACAGTGAGGTTTCACTTCTTCCTCCTCCAAGTCAACCTGCATTCATCTTGAGGCAGAATATGTTGAATTCAAAGTCAGCTGAAGAAAACCAAAGCGTTAGTTCCATTAATAATGTCAGTATTACAGACATATGTGGCAGATAG